One region of Mucilaginibacter sp. 14171R-50 genomic DNA includes:
- a CDS encoding DUF6691 family protein, producing MKGLKFILAGIVFGIVMVKSEAVSWYRIQEMFRFQSFHMYGIIGTAVIFGMISVFLIKKLKLRDVQGVQIRLAAKDKQWVKYAVGGLIFGLGWALTGACPGPMFVNIGYGYLAMTIVVLGALAGTFVYGRVKERLPH from the coding sequence ATGAAAGGACTCAAGTTTATTTTAGCCGGCATCGTTTTCGGCATCGTAATGGTGAAATCAGAAGCGGTAAGCTGGTATCGGATTCAGGAAATGTTCCGTTTTCAATCCTTCCACATGTATGGCATCATTGGCACGGCGGTAATTTTTGGAATGATATCGGTTTTCCTGATCAAAAAATTAAAACTGCGCGATGTGCAAGGCGTTCAGATCAGGCTTGCTGCAAAAGATAAACAATGGGTAAAGTATGCCGTGGGCGGCCTGATATTTGGTTTGGGCTGGGCGCTTACAGGCGCCTGCCCAGGGCCAATGTTTGTAAACATTGGCTATGGCTATCTGGCCATGACCATTGTTGTTTTAGGCGCGCTTGCGGGAACATTTGTGTACGGCCGCGTCAAAGAACGGCTGCCTCATTGA
- a CDS encoding heme-binding domain-containing protein yields MTILKKILLGVLVLFIAIQLIRPSKNISSGPSVNGIEKFYNVPADVRTVLKRSCYDCHSNNTYYPWYNTIQPVAWLLAHDVNEGKEHLNFDEFNTYSTNRKQHKLSDLVDEIKEDEMPMGIYTMIHRDAVLSAAEKQRLIGWADSLSRSFGVR; encoded by the coding sequence ATGACAATTTTAAAGAAAATACTTTTGGGCGTGTTGGTGCTGTTTATAGCTATACAACTGATAAGGCCTTCAAAAAACATATCGTCCGGGCCATCCGTAAACGGAATTGAAAAATTTTACAACGTTCCGGCAGATGTGCGTACCGTGCTTAAACGCAGCTGCTATGACTGCCATTCCAACAATACGTACTATCCGTGGTATAATACCATACAACCCGTGGCGTGGTTGCTGGCACACGATGTAAACGAGGGTAAGGAGCACCTCAACTTTGATGAATTTAATACATACAGCACCAACAGGAAACAGCACAAATTGAGCGACCTGGTAGACGAGATTAAGGAAGACGAAATGCCAATGGGCATCTATACGATGATCCATCGCGATGCAGTGCTTTCAGCAGCAGAAAAGCAAAGGTTGATTGGCTGGGCGGATAGCCTTAGCCGTTCCTTCGGCGTACGTTAA
- a CDS encoding YeeE/YedE family protein — translation MIELLKQPWPWYTSGAVIAAIMVTLLFFGKSFGFSSNLRTLCTLAGAGKKTSFFDFDWKTQKWNLLFLLGSVLGGLIARTWLQSQQPLQLSAATITDLNALGIHFDGQLEPEQLFGLQSLSLQNVGLMLAGGLLIGFGSRYAGGCTSGHAISGLSNLQLPSLVAVIGFFAGGLIMTHLLFPLIF, via the coding sequence TCGAATTACTTAAGCAACCCTGGCCCTGGTACACCTCGGGGGCCGTTATTGCGGCTATCATGGTAACTTTATTGTTTTTTGGCAAATCCTTTGGTTTTTCCTCTAATCTGCGAACGCTTTGCACCCTGGCCGGCGCGGGCAAAAAAACGTCTTTTTTTGATTTCGACTGGAAAACTCAAAAATGGAACCTGCTGTTCCTGCTGGGTTCTGTTCTGGGCGGGTTAATTGCCCGTACCTGGTTGCAAAGCCAACAGCCCCTGCAGTTATCGGCAGCAACTATTACCGACCTGAATGCGCTGGGGATCCATTTTGACGGACAATTAGAACCCGAACAGCTATTCGGGCTGCAGTCATTGTCGTTACAGAATGTCGGCCTGATGCTTGCAGGCGGCCTGCTGATCGGCTTTGGCTCGCGCTATGCGGGCGGCTGTACGTCGGGGCATGCCATCAGTGGCCTGTCTAACCTGCAGTTACCGTCGTTAGTAGCGGTGATCGGCTTTTTTGCGGGCGGTCTGATCATGACCCACTTATTATTTCCGCTGATATTTTAA
- a CDS encoding Crp/Fnr family transcriptional regulator has product MAYYSQPTVALDSLFPQFEPALKTFLQENAHLVRVAAGEQIMRTGQYIRATVMVLEGRVKLYREGDEGGEFFMYYLEPGDACALSMICATKQQTSQVTAKAVEDTLLLSIPIMLMDEMMKQFKTWYYFVLETYRARYEELLVVIDHIAFKSMDERLYFYLSDQYKKLATRELRITHQEIAADLNSSREVISRLLKKMEQRGDLRLHRSAIEWLK; this is encoded by the coding sequence ATGGCCTACTACTCACAACCAACCGTGGCGCTTGACAGCCTGTTCCCGCAATTTGAGCCTGCATTGAAAACATTTCTTCAGGAAAATGCGCATTTGGTAAGGGTTGCTGCCGGAGAGCAGATCATGCGTACGGGACAATACATCCGCGCAACGGTTATGGTACTCGAGGGTCGCGTAAAGCTTTACCGGGAGGGGGATGAGGGCGGCGAGTTTTTTATGTACTATCTGGAACCGGGCGATGCCTGCGCGCTCTCGATGATCTGCGCAACCAAACAGCAAACCAGCCAGGTAACGGCCAAAGCCGTTGAAGATACACTGTTGCTTAGCATACCGATAATGTTAATGGACGAAATGATGAAGCAGTTTAAAACCTGGTATTATTTTGTTTTGGAAACTTATCGCGCGCGTTACGAAGAGTTGTTGGTGGTTATTGACCATATCGCGTTTAAAAGCATGGATGAACGCCTGTATTTCTACCTGTCTGATCAGTATAAAAAGCTGGCTACGCGCGAATTGCGCATAACCCATCAAGAAATAGCGGCCGACCTGAACTCCTCGCGCGAGGTGATCTCCCGTTTACTCAAGAAAATGGAACAACGCGGCGACCTGCGGCTGCATCGCAGCGCTATAGAATGGCTTAAATAG
- a CDS encoding VIT family protein, with protein sequence MLTIDNYLDSHYIKRSNWLRAAVLGANDGIISISSLAIGVAAASNTREPIVLATVAGLVAGALSMAAGEYVSVSSQTDTEQADITREAQELKDMPEAELNILAEIYERRGLKKETARQVATELMAADALGAHVRDELGINEISQANPIQAALASGASFTTGGVLPLMVILFAPVRQMEYYLYAFTILFLSILGAIAARAGGSDVKKAIIRITIWGTLAMGLSALVGYLFGVKI encoded by the coding sequence ATGCTAACTATAGATAATTATCTGGACAGTCATTACATCAAACGCAGCAACTGGCTCAGGGCAGCCGTTCTGGGGGCTAATGACGGTATCATATCCATTTCAAGCCTCGCCATCGGCGTGGCCGCGGCAAGCAATACCAGGGAGCCGATTGTTTTGGCAACGGTTGCCGGGCTGGTGGCGGGCGCATTATCGATGGCGGCGGGCGAATATGTGTCGGTTAGCTCGCAAACCGATACGGAGCAAGCCGATATCACCCGGGAAGCGCAGGAACTGAAGGATATGCCCGAGGCAGAGCTAAACATATTGGCAGAAATATATGAGCGGCGTGGATTGAAGAAGGAAACGGCCAGGCAGGTAGCTACTGAACTGATGGCGGCAGATGCCTTAGGCGCGCATGTGCGCGACGAGTTGGGCATTAACGAGATCAGCCAGGCTAATCCAATACAGGCGGCGCTGGCATCGGGTGCATCTTTCACCACGGGCGGGGTGCTGCCGCTTATGGTTATCTTGTTCGCGCCCGTCAGGCAAATGGAATATTACCTGTATGCTTTCACCATCTTGTTCCTGAGCATTCTGGGCGCCATCGCGGCACGTGCCGGAGGCTCCGACGTTAAAAAAGCGATCATCCGGATCACCATCTGGGGAACGCTTGCCATGGGCTTATCCGCGCTGGTTGGTTATTTATTTGGAGTAAAAATTTAA